AAAGCCCGCCGACAGCGCCGCCATGCGGCCGAGGTCGCCGCCCTGCTTGCCGTTCTGCGACGAGGTCGACCAGACGATGTCGTCGACGGTCGCGGTGTCGAGATTATTGCGGTCGCGGATCGCCGCGAGCACCGTCGCGGCGAGATGCTGCGGGTGCAGGTGCGACAATGCGCCCTTGCCGGGCTTGCCGACCCCGCGGGGGGTGCGAACGGCGTCGATGATATAGGCCTCGGCCATGATGAAATCCTTTCGTGGAAGAGCTTCGAAGATCGTAAGTTGAATGAAAAGCGGTTCGTCGGGTTGCTCAGCGAGGGGCCATGCGGATCGCGCCGTCGAGGCGCACCGCCTGGCCGTTGAAATAGGTGTTGCGGACCATCTCCATCGCGAGGCTCGCATATTCCTCGGCCTTGCCGAGGCGCTTGGGGAAGGGGACCGAGGCTTCGAGGCTTTCCTTCACCTTCGGGTTCATGTTGTTGAGGAGCGGCGTGCCGAACACGCCCGGCATGATCGAATTGACACGGATGCCGAGGTCCATCAGGTCGCGCGCCATAGGCAGGACGAGGCCGTTCACGCCGGCCTTGGCCGAGCCATAAATGACCTGCCCGATCTGGCCGTCCTGCGCCGCGACCGAGGCGGTCAGCACGATCGCGCCGCGTTCCCCGTCTTCCATTTCGGGAAGGGTCGCCATGCCTTCGGCCGAGATCGACGCGACGCGGTAGCTAGCGGTCAATATGCCCTCGACGCCAAAGGCGTAATCGGCGGTGGGCGTCCGGCGATAGCCGCCGCTTTCCTTGTCATAAGCGAGCGTCTTGCCGCGGCGCGAGGTCATCGCACAATGAACGCAGACGCGCTCCTGCCCATGTGCGGCGCGCGCCTTGGCATAGCCGTCGAGCACCGACTGTTCGTCGGTGATGTCGACATGGACGAACAGTCCGCCGATCGACGCCGCGACCTCCTCGCCGAGCGCGTCGTTGATGTCGAAGATCGTCACCTTCACGCCCGCTGCGGCAAGCGCTTCGGCGGTCGCTCTACCGAGCCCCGATGCGCCGCCCGTAACGACGGCTGAAACAGTGGAATCAATCTTCATTGGGGAGGCTCCTCAAGCGGGAATCTGATTGAACGGGATGCCCTTGTCGGGGCGATGGTCCTGCGGCAGGCCGAGAATCTTCTCGGCTATGGTGTTGAGCAATGTTTCGTCGGAGCCGCCCGCGATGCGCCCGGTCGGCGCGTTGATCCAGCTCGATGCCCAATCCTCTTTCTGCGACGCATGTTCGTCGAAGAGAAATGCGTCGCTGCCCTGAAGGTCGAGCGCCAGTTCGGACAGCTTCTGCCGCGAACGCACCGCCACCAGCTTGTTCAGAGACCCTTCGGCCCCCGGCATCATGCCCGCCTGCATCATCAGCCGCGCGCGAACATTGATCGAATCGAGCCCCGATCGCATCGCATAGTTGCGCGCAATCTGCTGCCTTATGCGCCCGTCCTCGATCGCTCGCCGGCCATTCAGTCGAACATCTTTCGCCAGTTGGACGAACAGGTCGAGATGCGGCCCGAACCCCGCGCTGTCGGTCGCGACATAACGTTCGATCATCAGCGTCGCGATCGCGACCGCAAAGCCGCCGCCGACCGGCGACATGCGATGCTCGTCGTTGATCTTCACATCGTCGAAGAAGACCTCGTTGACGTGGCTGTCACCGCCGGCGAGCTTGATCGGCCGCACCGTGACGCCGGGCGCCTTCATATCGACCCAGAAATAGGTGAGGCCCTTGTGCTTCGCGACGGTCGGATCGGTGCGGACGACGATGACGCCATAGTCGCTGTAATGCGCCCAACTCGTCCAAACCTTCTGCCCGTTGATCTTCCACCCGTTGCCGTCGGGCTCGGCCTTGGTGCGCAGGCCCGCAAGGTCCGATCCGCCCGACGGTTCGGAAAAGAGCTGGCACCAGATTTCCTCGCCCTGCAGCGCTTTCAGCACGCGCTCTTTGACGAACGCCTTGTCGCTGCCGAACTGCATCAGCACCGGCACGGGCATGCCGAGCGAGATGCCGAAATAGAAGCTCGGGAAGCCGTGCTTCATTTCCTCGGCGTCGAAGGTCACCTTTTCGAGATGGCTGAGCCCCTGACCGCCATATTCGGTCGGCCAGTTGATTCCTGCATAGCCCGCGTCGAACTTCGCCTTCTGATACCGACGGCCGAGCGCCAGGTCGTCGGCTTCGGACAAGCCCTTGCGCGCATCGCGGCCAAAGGTCGGCGCGACCGATTGCAACCAGGCCGCCGCCTTGGCGCGATAGGTTTCGAGATCGCTCATGCCGCTCCTCCCGCAAGCTGGTCGACAAGGACATCTTCCCAGAACAGGCTGCTGCCCTGTTCGATCGCGAGACTGCGCGCGCGGCGCATGTGAAGGTGCAGCCCGATCTCCCACGTCACGCCGATGCCGCCATGGATCTGGATGCAGTCGCGGGCGGCGGTGTCATAGGCCTCGGTCGCTGACAGCCGCGCGGCCGCGGCGGCGGTAATGAAATCGGCGGCGCCCTCGCGCGCTGCGGCATGGATGCAGTTCGCGCGCGCCAGTTCGACGAGGCCGTACAGTTCGGCGATGCGATGCTTGACCGACTGGAATGCACCGATCGGCTGGCCGAACGCCTTGCGCGTCACGGCATAGTCGCGCGCGATTTCCATCAGCACTTCGGCGCCGCCGGTCTGTTCGTGCGCGGTGACGACGGCTTGCAACGCCAATATATGAAGCGCCGCGTCGCGTGCCGCGCTACCGACCGCGAGCGCCTCAGCCGGCGCACCTGAAAAGCCGAGATCGGCGATCAGGCGGCTGTTGTCGAAGCTCGGGACGGCGGAACGCTGCGCGCCGGCGAGTTCGACCAGTGCGAGCACCGGCGCGTCGGACCCGTTCGCAAAAACGATGGCGACATCGGCAGCGAGTCCGCCCGAAACGCCACGCACTGTGCCGTCGAGCCTGTCGCCGGTAAAGGTCGCATCGGAGCGAACGGGAAGGGCGTCGGGGCCGGACGCGAAAGCAATGGCGCCGATGGTTTCCCCGCTCGCCAGTCCCGGCAGCCAGCGCGCCTTTTGTGTGTCGGAACCGTAAAGCTCGATCGCCTTGGCCGCGCCGAAGCTCGACGTCAGGAACGGCGCGCCGCTGATGCTGCGCCCCGCCTGATGCGCGATCAGCCCCAGTTCGATCAGCCCGAGCCCCAGGCCGCCCTCGGCTTCGGGAAGCGCGAGCGCGGTCCAGCCCTGTTCCTTCGCGGTGTCCCAGAAGGGGCGATGATATTCGCCGACAGTTTCGAGGAGCGGCAACAGCGCATCCTTGTCAACCCGCGCCTCCAATACGCGCCGCGACTCGGTCGCGATCGCCTGCTGGCCTTCGTCGTAGAGGATGGTCATGCCTGCACCTGTCCTTCTCCCATGATCTCGTTACCGCCAATGAACCGGACGTTGACGTAAACGTCAAGTATTTTGACGCTACGCTTTTCGCGGTGCAACTGACGACCGTGTCAGGCGAGGCCGGCTTTCCAGTCGCGGCGGATTTTCTTGGCAAGGCTCCATTTGTGGACTTCGGTCGGGCCGTCATAGATGCGAAAGGCGCGAACCTCCCGGAACACCTGCTCGACGATCGTCTTGTCGGTAACGCCCGTGCCGCCCATCACCTGCACGCAGCGGTCGGCGATGCGCATCAGGGCTTCGGACACAGCGACCTTCGCCATCGAGCTTTCGACCGTACCAAGCGATCCGGTGTCGAGCACCGAAGCGCACCAGTCGATCATCAGTTCGGCCTGTTTCAGGTCGATCATATTCTCGGCAAGCATGAAGCCGACGCCTTCATGCTCGATCAGCGGCTTGCCGAACGCTTCGCGGCGGTTCGCATAATCGGTCGCGATCTCGTGCGCGCGAATACACGCGCCGAGCCAGCGCATGCAGTGGGACAGGCGGGCAGGGGAGAGGCGGACCTGCGCATAGCGAAATCCTTCACCGGCCTCGCCCAGCATCTGGTCGGCGGGTACGCGCAGATTGTCGATCGTCAGCGTCGCATGGCCGCCGGGCATCGAGCTGTCGATCGTGTTCGGCACATCGTCGATGCGGATCGCGGGGTCGGGCAGGTCGACGAGGAACATGCACGCGCCCTGTTCGGACTTTGCCATCACGATGCCGACACGCGCGCCCTGCGCCCCGGTGATGAAGGTCTTGCGGCCGTTGACGACCCAGTGATTGCCGTCGAGGTGGCACGTCGTCTTCATCATCGACGGGTCGGACCCCGCGCCGCCCTCTTCGGCAGGCTCGGTCATAAAGAAGGCCGACCGGACCTCGCCCGCAACCATCGGCTTCAGGAAGCGCTCCTTCAGTTCGGGGCTGCCTTCCTTGCCGAGCAAGTACATATTGCCTTCGTCAGGCGCCATGGTGTTGCACGCGAGCGGGCCGAGCGGCGACAGGCCGCTCTTGATCAGCACAACCGCTGTCTCGCGCTGGTTCAAATGATCGCCGTCGCCCAGGATATGGGGGGTGAGCACGCCCGCGGCCCGCGCATGCTCACGCATTTCCATGACCAGATCGTCGGTCGGCGCACCATGGTGGTCGCGGCGCGGGTCGGTTTCATACGGAACGACGATTTCGCGGACGAACGCTTCGACCTTCGCCGCAATCGCCAATGCCCGATCCGATACGCCTTCGCTCGCCGCCATTCCGATTCCCTTCATTGTCTATGTAACACTCCCTCAACCGGACGTTGACGTAAGCGTCAAGTTAATTCATGTGCGAAGGCGACAATGCCGTAAGGGCAACATTATTGCGGAAGGACTGGTCATGGCTTTCAAGACACGCATTACCGAGATGCTGGGCATCGAGCATCCAATCGTTCAGGGTGGGATGCAGAGCGTCGGCTACGCCGAACTTGCCGCTGCCGTGTCGAATGCCGGGGGGCTCGGCATATTGACCGCGCTCACCCAGCCGACGCCCGCGGCGCTCAGCGCCGAAATCGAGCGGTGCCGCGCGATGACCGACAAGCCCTTCGGTGTGAATATGACCGTGTTTCCGACGATCAATGCGCCCGACTACAAGGCCTATGCGCAGGCGATCATCGATGGCGGGGTCAAGATCGTCGAGACCGCAGGGACCCCCGCAGTGCGCGAAATCTGGGAGATGCTGAAACCCCACGGCATCACGATTCTCCACAAATGCACGGCGGTACGCCATGCGCTGTCGGCCGAGCGCGCGGGTTGCGACATCATCTCGATCGACGGCTTCGAATGCGCGGGCCACCCGGGCGAGGACGATATCCCTGGCCTGATCCTGATTCCGGCAGCGGCCGACAAGGTGAAAATTCCGATGCTCGCCTCGGGCGGGTTTGGTGACGGCCGCGGGCTTGTCGCGGCGCTGACGCTCGGTGCCGAGGGGATCAACATGGGCACGCGTTTCTGCGCGACTGTCGAAGCACCGATCCATGACAATGTGAAGCAGGCCTATATCGACAATGACGAGCGCGGCAGCTTCCTCATTTTCCGCAGCCTCAAGAACACGGCGCGCGTCGGCAAGAGCGCAGTGAGCGAAGAGGTTGTGCGTCGTCTCGCGGTGCCCGACGCCACCTTCGCCGACGTCGCCGAACTGGTGAACGGCAAGGCCGGCCGCGAATTGCTCGAAAGCGGCGACCTTTCGAAGGGCGTCTTCTGGGCTGGCATGGTGCAGGGACTGATCCACGACATCCCGACCTGCAAGGAACTCATCGACCGTATCATCGCGGACGCCGACGCGATTATCGACCAGCGCCTCGCATCGATGCGCGCATAATTCTCCCGCCACGCTGGCGCGCCGCGTCGGCTTTCGATATGGTCCGATTCATCGCAATTCGGTCACATCGAACGCCGTCGGCGCCAGCTCGCCGGCGCGGCAAGGGGGATTTTTGAGCCTCATCGAATATAAGGGTTTCGGCGGCGTTCCGCTGTCGGCCGACATGCTCGGCGACGAAAACGACCCGCCGGTCCTTCTGATCCCCGAAATCGGCCAAAGCCGGGCGGCTTGGCGCGACGTCGCCGAGGCGCTGGTGCTGTCGGGCCGTCGCGTCGTCAATCTCGACCTGCGGGATGCGGATCAGCTTGCGCCGCATATCGAGGATCTGCGCGCGGTGCTCGCGCAAATGGGCTCGCGCCCGGTGGTCGTCGCCGCTGGCAACGGCGGATGGATTGCAACACGCGCGCTGGCGATCGACGGCACGCATCTTGCGGCCGGACTGGTCCTCGTCGACATGCCGGTCGATGAAGAGGCCATCGCCGATGGCCTCGCCGCCCGATTGGCCCTGCCGGCGCTCGTCGTACGCGGTGGCTTTTCGCCGGCGCAATCGGGAACGGCCAGCGACGCATTCAACGCCGCGCTGCCGATCGGTCAGATTGCCGATATCAACGAATGCGACCTCGAGCTGGCATCGGACCGAAAGGAAGCCTTGCTCGGCCAGCTTCTCGAATTTCTGGAGCTGCGCCAGCCGCGCGATGCGATGGAGTTCAAGGCGGGATCGGACCCGCGCACGCTCCGCGACGCGATGGGCTGCTTCGCGACCGGCATCACGATCGTCACCGCACTCGACGCTGCGGGAAGCCCCGTCGGCCTCACCGCAAACAGCTTCACCTCGGTCTCGCTCGACCCGCCGCTTTTGCTCGTGTGCATCGCCAATACGGCCGGAACCGCGCCCGCCCTGCGTGAAGCAGGGCATTTCGGCGTGAATGTCCTGCAGATCGGCCAGCAGCCGACATCGAACCGCTTCGCCGCAAAGGGCGAGGACCGCTTCGCCAATCAGCCGTGGGCCCCAGGACAGACCGGCGTGCCGCTGCTCGGCAGTTCGCTCGTCTCGTTCGAGTGCGAGCGCGAATCGCTGCACGAAGCGGGCGATCATTTCATCCTCATCGGCCGCGTCGTGCGCGCGCAGTTCGAACCGCATCGCGATCCGTTGCTCTATTTTCGGGGGAAGTACCGGCGGCTGCATTTCGCCTGATGGCGGACAGGGTGGGATTCGAACCCACGGTGAGCTTGCACCCACGGCGGTTTTCAAGACCGCTGCCTTAAACCACTCGGCCACCTGTCCGCACGGCGCCGCCATAGCGCGTGATGACCTTGCGGCAAGCGAAACCTTACCGACTCGCCCCGTCGCGCGAATGAGTCGCTTTGTCCCGGCAAAGCCTAGCCAAGCGGCTCGCATCTGTGCGACACACGCCTTATGGTGGGGACATGATGCAAGCTATACGTTTCAGAATCGGACGCCTTTTCAACTTCGCGGCGGCTTTCCTGTCGGCCTGGATGCTCACAGCTTCGGCACCGCTCCACGCGCAGAGCGCCGACGGCAGCTTCGACAGCTATGTCCAGTCGCTGTGGCCGAAAGCGCAGTCACGCGGCGTATCGCGCACCACATTCGACCGCGTGACCGCCGGGCTGACGTATAATCCGCGCGTCGTCGCGCTCGATCGCGACAATCTGGGTAGTCCGCCGAACCCGAATACGCCGATTCCCGCATTCGCACCGTATAAGGCGAAGCATGTCGATGCCGCGCGCATCGGTGGCGGCCGCCGCGTCCACGACCGGCTGCTCCCTTTGCTGTCGCGTATCGAGGCGCGTACCGGCGTGCCGACCAGCATCATGATCGCCATTTACGGCCACGAAACCGCTTACGGCCAGGTCACGGGCAATTTCGACCTGCCCGAAGCGCTGGCGACGCTTGCCTATGAGGGCCGTCGTCGCACCTTGTTCGAGCCCGAACTCATCGCGACGATGGTGATGGTCGAACGCGGCGTGCCGCGTAGCGCGCTCAAAGGCAGTTGGGCCGGCGCGTTCGGCTATCCGCAATTCCTGCCGTCCGTCTATCTGCAGGTGGCCGAGGACGGCGACGGCGACGGCGTCGCGCGCATCTGGTCGAGCGAGGCAGATGCTATCGAATCGATCGGCGCCTATTTGCGCCGTGCCGGCTGGCGTGCAGGCCAGCCGTGGGGGGTGGCCGTGACGGTTCCCGCTGGCTTCAACCGCGGCGCGGTCGCGAACCGCCTGACCCCGACGCGCTGCCCGCGCGTTTTCGACCGCCACAGCCGCTGGCGCTCGATGTCCGAATGGCGCGCCGTGGGGATTCAGCCGGTCAATGGCCGCTGGCCCGATGGCAATGTTCAGGCGACATTGCTTGAACCTGACGGCCCCGGTCGGACAGCCTATTTGCTGACCGGTAACTATCGTGCGATATTGGACTATAATTGTTCTAATTTTTACGCATTGTCTGTGGGGTTGCTGGCGGATGAAATCGATCGTTAGAGGCGGGGGCCTGTTGGCCGGGGCGATGTTGATGCTCGCCGGCTGTGGGAGTGTTGGCGGCAAGCGCGAAGGCGGCCCGATCGCAAGTCCGACGCCGACGACCGCCGCGAACGGCGTTTCAGATGTCCCGGTCAAGCTCGGCGATCCCTATATGATCGGCGGCGTCACTTACACGCCCGCCGATATCCCCGATTATGACGACGTCGGCTATGCGAGCTGGTACGGCGAGGAACTTGGCGGCAAACCGACCGCCAATGGCGAGACGTTCGATCCTGCGGCGATCAGTGCGGCGCACAAGACGCTGCCGTTGCCAAGCTATGTCGAAGTCACCGCACTCGACACCGGTCGGACGATTCTCGTGCGCGTCAACGATCGTGGGCCGATGGCGAGCGACCGGCTGATCGACCTTTCGCGCGGCGCCGCCGAGCAGCTCGGCCTCACCGACGGCCTCTCCACCGTCCGCGTCCGCCGCACAAACCCACCCGCCGCCGAGCGCGCGCAGCTCCGCTCGGGCAAAGCTGTTCCCGAACGCATCGCCACCCCTGAATCGCTGCTGGCGATCCTGCGTAACAAGGCGAAGGCGCTGCCCACACCGAAATCAGCAATCGCGCCCGTCACGGCGCAGCCCGCCGCGCCGGTCGCGTCAGGCACCGCGAAGCCGGGCGACGACCGATTTGTCGTTGAGGGCCCTGAGACGACCAAGGCGGCGCCCAAACCCGCCGCCGCGAAGCCTACTGCCCCCGCAAAGCCCGCGCCTGCTGCCGGGGCCTATGTGATTCAGGTCGGTGCTTTCAGCACCGAAAGCCGTGCCAGTGCCGCTGCGAAATCGGTTGGAGGGCATGTCACGAAGGCTGGAAATTTGTGGAGAGTCCGTGTCGGCCCCTTTGCCAGTGACGCTGAAGCGCGTGGCGCGCTCGGCAGCGTAAAGGCCAAGGGCTTTCGCGACGCAGTCGTCCAGCGCGATCGCTGACGACCGGGCGCGTGAGGACGTCGGTATCCATCCTTGCAAAGAGCGGCGCTGCGGCGCTGGCGATGTGCGCTCTGACATTGGCTTTTCCGGCGGCATCGGCGGGCGATGCCCGACCAAAATCCGCGCCGGTCAGCCGTCCACTTTACGTCACCCAAGCGCCGATCGTGATGCTCAAGGATCTCGATTCGGGCGCCATTCTCTTCTCGCGCGGCGCCGACAAACGTTTCGCACCGGCCTCGATGGCCAAGGTGATGACCGCCTATGTCGTGCTCGACCTGATCCGGAAGGGCGAGCTGTCGCGTGACAAGCAGTTCACCGTCAGCGAAGCGACCTGGAAGAAGTGGAACGGCAGCACCGGCGGCTCGACGATGTTCCTCCGCCCGAACGAAAAGGTTTCGGTCGACGAGTTGCTGAAGGGACTGATTACCGTTTCGGGCAATGATGCCGCCGCAGTGCTCGCGGTCGGGATCGACGGAAGCGAAGACGCATTCGTCAAGCGAATGAATGCAGTAGCGGCCAAAATCGGGATGGCGTCGAGCCGGTTCGGGACGCCGAGTGGCTGGCCCGACGGTGGCATCACCAAGGTAAGCGCCGCCGACTTGATCACGCTTGCCGACCGATTGATTCGCGATCACCCCGATGGCTACAGCCGCTATTTCTCATTGCCGAAACTCCAGCACGGCAAATCGCCCGACGGGAAACCGATCGTCCAGCCGAACCGCAACCCCATTCTCGGGCGCTTCGCGGGGGCCGACGGGTTGAAAACGGGTCACACCGCCGAGGCCGGTTATTGCTTCCTCGGCTCGGCAAAACGAAACGGGCGCCGTCTCATCATGGTCGTGGCGGGCATGAGCAGCGAAAAGGCTCGGCGCGACGAGGCTGAGCGGCTGATGAAATGGGGTTTCGACGAATGGGAGGGAAGGGAGCTTGTCCCCGCCGGCGCGAGTCTCGGTCACATCGACGTCAAAAAGGGAGTGATTCCGGCGGTTCGCACCGAGGCCAGCATCGCCGTGCGGATGACGGTTCCCAAGGGCTATAGCGGCGGCTATCGCGCGGTCATGCGTTCCCAGACTCCACTTGTCGCGCCCGTCACACGCGGGACGCCGGTTGCCGAACTCGTCGTCACACCCGATGGTCTGCCCCCGCAAACGACGCCGCTGATCGCCGCCGCCGACGTGGACGAGGGTGGCTGGTGGGCGCGCGCGCGGACGGGATTCTACCGGCTGACCGGGCTGTGACCGGGCGCTTCATCACGCTCGAAGGCGGCGAGGGCGTCGGAAAATCGACCCAGATCCGCGCTCTTGCCGATGCGTTGGCGGCGCGCGGTATCGAGGCCGTCGCGACGCGCGAGCCCGGCGGCAGCGCCGGAGCCGAAGCGATCCGCGCCCTGCTCATGGAAGGAAGCGACGACCGCTGGGATGCGCGCAGCGAAGCGTTGCTGTTCGCCGCAGCGCGCGCCGACCATGTCGCACGCACCATCCGCCCGGCGCTCGATCGCGGCGCATGGGTGCTCTGCGACCGTTTCGTCGATTCGAGCCGTGCCTATCAGGGCGGCGGCGGCGGGATCACCGACGCCGACCTCCTGACACTGCACGGTTTCGGCTCGATGGGCTTGTTGCCCGACCGCACTTTCCTGCTCACCGTCAGCGCCGACGAAGCCGCGCGGCGGCTGACCGAACGCGGCGGCAGCGACCGGATGGGCAACAAGCCCGCGGACTATCAGGCACGGCTCGCCGCGCGTTTTGTCGAGATGGCCGAGGCCGAGCCGGCGCGATGGCGGATCGTCGATGCCGACGCTGTTGCGGCGGACGTCACCGAAGCCATCCTCGCCGACCTCGCGGAATGGCTATGATGATCGGCCATCAGGACGCCGAGAAGGCCTTTCTTGAGGCGTGGCAGGGCGGCCGTCTTCATCACGCCTGGCTTCTCGCAGGGCCGCAGGGGATGGGAAAGGGCGCCTTTTCCGAGCGCGTCGCGCGTTTTCTGGTGACCCACGGACGGGCTGGTGACGGGCAGGCTGTGTTGCTCGACGACCGCGGGGACGACGCGGCGGCACGCCTTGTAGACGCGGGGAACCACCCCGAAATCCTTCGGCTCGCGCGGCAGCCGAAGGACAAGGCAAAGGAGCTCGCACGCAATATCACGATTGAACAGGTCCGGCAGATGATCCGCCGGCTGCATCTGTCGCTGTCGCTCGGCGAGTGGCGAGTCATCATCGTCGATGCGGTCGATGATCTGGAAACCGACGGTGCCAACGCGCTGCTCAAGACGCTCGAAGAACCACCCGCAAAGACCTTGTTCCTGCTCGTCAGCCATTCGCCGGGACGTCTGCTGCCGACAATCCGGTCGCGGTGCAGAATGATGCGTTTTCAACCGGTTGACCGTGACGCCATGACTGCGTGGCTGCGCGAGTTGCGGCCCATGCTCGACATTGCCGAGGTGCGGGCGATCGTCACTGCATCGGGCGGCGTGCCCGGCAAGGCGCTCGCGCTGATCGACAGCGATGTCGCGGCAATGGAAAAGAAGCTGCTCTCCATTGCGGCTGGTGGAGATCCCGGGAACCGGCTGCGCGAGGCGCTTGCCCGCGAAGTTGCCGGGACCAGCAATCGCGCCCGGCTCGAACTGGTCATCGACATCGTTCCGGGATTGTTGGCGCGACTGGCGCGCGAACGTCCGATTGCAGAGATTGCGCCCGTTCTTGCGCAATGGGACCGTATTCAACGCACCGTCCGCGACGCGATCCGCGGCTCTTACGACGGCGCGATGGTCGGGTTCGAAATCGGAAACTGCCTTGCCGAATTGGCGCCGCGAGAGGCGCCGGCGCAACGCTGACGCTTTCCCTTACGCGCACCAGCGGCTAAGGCGCGCGCATGTCCGAAAACAAAGCCCCCTTCTACATCACCACCGCGATCAGCTATCCCAATGGCCGCCCGCATATCGGTCACGCCTATGAAGCGATTGCGACAGACGTCATGGCGCGTTTCCAGCGCGCGCGCGGCCGCGACGTGCGGCTGACGACCGGCACTGACGAACATGGCCTGAAAATGTATCAGACGGCGCGCGACCAAGGGCGGCCGACGATCGACCTTGCCGATGAAATGTCGGGATATTTCCGTGACATGTACGCCAGGCTGAATATCAGCTTCGATCACTTCATGCGCACATCCGATCCGGCGCACCATGCGGCGTCGCAGGCGCTATGGCGCGCGATGGAGGCCAATGGCGATCTCTATCTCGACCGCTACGAAGGATGGTATTCGGTGCGCGACGAGGCCTTTTACGACGAAAGCGAACTCGTCGAAGGGGGAGGGAATGCCAAGCTCTCTCCGCAGGGCACGCCGGTCGAATGGACCGTCGAGGAAAGCTGGTTCTTCCGCTTGTCGAACTATCAGGACAAGCTCCTTGCGCTCTACAACGACAATCCCGATTTCATCCGCCCCGAAAGTCGTCGCAACGAGGTGCTGCGCTTCGTCGAGGGCGGGCTCAAGGATCTCAGCGTTTCGCGCACCAGCTTCGACTGGGGCGTGTCCGTGCCGGGCTCGCCGGGCCATGTGATGTATGTCTGGGTCGATGCGCTCAATACCTATATGTCCGCGCTCGGCTTCCCCGATCGCGAGGGAGAGTGGGGTAAGTTCTGGCCCGCCGATATCCATATGATCGGCAAGGATATCGTTCGTTTTCATACCGTTTACTGGCCGGCTTTCCTGATGAGCGCGAACCTGCCGCTCCCAAGACAGGTGTTCGGCCA
This DNA window, taken from Sphingopyxis sp. YR583, encodes the following:
- a CDS encoding acyl-CoA dehydrogenase family protein gives rise to the protein MKGIGMAASEGVSDRALAIAAKVEAFVREIVVPYETDPRRDHHGAPTDDLVMEMREHARAAGVLTPHILGDGDHLNQRETAVVLIKSGLSPLGPLACNTMAPDEGNMYLLGKEGSPELKERFLKPMVAGEVRSAFFMTEPAEEGGAGSDPSMMKTTCHLDGNHWVVNGRKTFITGAQGARVGIVMAKSEQGACMFLVDLPDPAIRIDDVPNTIDSSMPGGHATLTIDNLRVPADQMLGEAGEGFRYAQVRLSPARLSHCMRWLGACIRAHEIATDYANRREAFGKPLIEHEGVGFMLAENMIDLKQAELMIDWCASVLDTGSLGTVESSMAKVAVSEALMRIADRCVQVMGGTGVTDKTIVEQVFREVRAFRIYDGPTEVHKWSLAKKIRRDWKAGLA
- a CDS encoding acyl-CoA dehydrogenase family protein, with translation MSDLETYRAKAAAWLQSVAPTFGRDARKGLSEADDLALGRRYQKAKFDAGYAGINWPTEYGGQGLSHLEKVTFDAEEMKHGFPSFYFGISLGMPVPVLMQFGSDKAFVKERVLKALQGEEIWCQLFSEPSGGSDLAGLRTKAEPDGNGWKINGQKVWTSWAHYSDYGVIVVRTDPTVAKHKGLTYFWVDMKAPGVTVRPIKLAGGDSHVNEVFFDDVKINDEHRMSPVGGGFAVAIATLMIERYVATDSAGFGPHLDLFVQLAKDVRLNGRRAIEDGRIRQQIARNYAMRSGLDSINVRARLMMQAGMMPGAEGSLNKLVAVRSRQKLSELALDLQGSDAFLFDEHASQKEDWASSWINAPTGRIAGGSDETLLNTIAEKILGLPQDHRPDKGIPFNQIPA
- a CDS encoding acyl-CoA dehydrogenase family protein, with the translated sequence MTILYDEGQQAIATESRRVLEARVDKDALLPLLETVGEYHRPFWDTAKEQGWTALALPEAEGGLGLGLIELGLIAHQAGRSISGAPFLTSSFGAAKAIELYGSDTQKARWLPGLASGETIGAIAFASGPDALPVRSDATFTGDRLDGTVRGVSGGLAADVAIVFANGSDAPVLALVELAGAQRSAVPSFDNSRLIADLGFSGAPAEALAVGSAARDAALHILALQAVVTAHEQTGGAEVLMEIARDYAVTRKAFGQPIGAFQSVKHRIAELYGLVELARANCIHAAAREGAADFITAAAAARLSATEAYDTAARDCIQIHGGIGVTWEIGLHLHMRRARSLAIEQGSSLFWEDVLVDQLAGGAA
- a CDS encoding lytic murein transglycosylase produces the protein MLTASAPLHAQSADGSFDSYVQSLWPKAQSRGVSRTTFDRVTAGLTYNPRVVALDRDNLGSPPNPNTPIPAFAPYKAKHVDAARIGGGRRVHDRLLPLLSRIEARTGVPTSIMIAIYGHETAYGQVTGNFDLPEALATLAYEGRRRTLFEPELIATMVMVERGVPRSALKGSWAGAFGYPQFLPSVYLQVAEDGDGDGVARIWSSEADAIESIGAYLRRAGWRAGQPWGVAVTVPAGFNRGAVANRLTPTRCPRVFDRHSRWRSMSEWRAVGIQPVNGRWPDGNVQATLLEPDGPGRTAYLLTGNYRAILDYNCSNFYALSVGLLADEIDR
- a CDS encoding NAD(P)H-dependent flavin oxidoreductase, with translation MAFKTRITEMLGIEHPIVQGGMQSVGYAELAAAVSNAGGLGILTALTQPTPAALSAEIERCRAMTDKPFGVNMTVFPTINAPDYKAYAQAIIDGGVKIVETAGTPAVREIWEMLKPHGITILHKCTAVRHALSAERAGCDIISIDGFECAGHPGEDDIPGLILIPAAADKVKIPMLASGGFGDGRGLVAALTLGAEGINMGTRFCATVEAPIHDNVKQAYIDNDERGSFLIFRSLKNTARVGKSAVSEEVVRRLAVPDATFADVAELVNGKAGRELLESGDLSKGVFWAGMVQGLIHDIPTCKELIDRIIADADAIIDQRLASMRA
- a CDS encoding SDR family NAD(P)-dependent oxidoreductase, translated to MKIDSTVSAVVTGGASGLGRATAEALAAAGVKVTIFDINDALGEEVAASIGGLFVHVDITDEQSVLDGYAKARAAHGQERVCVHCAMTSRRGKTLAYDKESGGYRRTPTADYAFGVEGILTASYRVASISAEGMATLPEMEDGERGAIVLTASVAAQDGQIGQVIYGSAKAGVNGLVLPMARDLMDLGIRVNSIMPGVFGTPLLNNMNPKVKESLEASVPFPKRLGKAEEYASLAMEMVRNTYFNGQAVRLDGAIRMAPR
- a CDS encoding flavin reductase, encoding MSLIEYKGFGGVPLSADMLGDENDPPVLLIPEIGQSRAAWRDVAEALVLSGRRVVNLDLRDADQLAPHIEDLRAVLAQMGSRPVVVAAGNGGWIATRALAIDGTHLAAGLVLVDMPVDEEAIADGLAARLALPALVVRGGFSPAQSGTASDAFNAALPIGQIADINECDLELASDRKEALLGQLLEFLELRQPRDAMEFKAGSDPRTLRDAMGCFATGITIVTALDAAGSPVGLTANSFTSVSLDPPLLLVCIANTAGTAPALREAGHFGVNVLQIGQQPTSNRFAAKGEDRFANQPWAPGQTGVPLLGSSLVSFECERESLHEAGDHFILIGRVVRAQFEPHRDPLLYFRGKYRRLHFA